In Pseudomonas fluorescens, a genomic segment contains:
- the glmM gene encoding phosphoglucosamine mutase — protein MTKKYFGTDGIRGRVGEYPITPDFMLKLGWAAGMAFRSMGACRILVGKDTRISGYMFESALEAGLSAAGADVMLLGPMPTPAIAYLTRTFHAEAGIVISASHNPHDDNGIKFFSGQGTKLPDEIELMIEELLDAPMTVVESSKLGKVSRINDASGRYIEFCKSSVPSSTNFAGLKIVVDCAHGATYKVAPSVFKELGAQVTVLSAQPNGLNINENCGSTHMEQLQAAVLAEHADLGIAFDGDGDRVLMVDHTGTVVDGDDLLFIIARDLHERNKLQGGVVGTLMSNLGLELALAELGVPFVRANVGDRYVIAELQERNWQVGGENSGHVVCFQHTTTGDAIIAALQVLLALRRRDESLAQARQALRKCPQVLLNVRFAGGDNPIEHPAVKEACERVTLAMAGRGRVLLRKSGTEPLVRVMVEGEDETQVRGHAEDLAKLVTEVCA, from the coding sequence ATGACTAAAAAATACTTTGGCACCGACGGTATCCGTGGTCGGGTCGGCGAATATCCGATTACTCCTGATTTCATGCTCAAGCTGGGTTGGGCGGCCGGTATGGCTTTCCGTAGCATGGGCGCATGCCGCATCCTGGTGGGCAAGGACACCCGTATCTCGGGTTATATGTTTGAATCGGCACTGGAGGCGGGTCTGTCCGCTGCCGGTGCTGACGTTATGCTGCTGGGGCCGATGCCGACCCCGGCGATCGCATACCTGACGCGTACTTTCCACGCTGAAGCCGGTATCGTGATCAGTGCTTCGCACAATCCCCATGACGATAATGGCATCAAGTTTTTCTCGGGGCAGGGCACCAAGCTGCCTGACGAGATCGAGTTGATGATCGAAGAGCTTCTGGATGCGCCGATGACGGTGGTCGAATCCAGTAAGCTGGGCAAGGTGTCGAGAATCAATGACGCGTCTGGCCGTTATATCGAATTCTGCAAGAGCAGTGTGCCAAGTAGTACCAATTTTGCGGGGTTGAAGATTGTTGTCGACTGCGCCCATGGTGCGACCTACAAGGTGGCGCCAAGTGTATTCAAGGAATTGGGTGCGCAGGTTACCGTGCTGTCGGCTCAGCCTAACGGGCTGAACATCAATGAAAACTGCGGCTCGACCCATATGGAGCAACTGCAGGCAGCCGTTCTGGCTGAGCATGCCGACCTGGGTATCGCGTTTGATGGCGACGGTGATCGTGTCCTGATGGTTGATCACACCGGTACCGTGGTTGATGGCGATGACCTGCTGTTCATCATCGCTCGCGATCTGCATGAGCGTAACAAGCTGCAAGGCGGCGTCGTTGGCACGCTGATGAGTAATCTCGGGCTTGAGCTGGCCTTGGCCGAGCTGGGGGTTCCGTTTGTTCGTGCGAATGTGGGTGACCGTTATGTGATCGCCGAACTGCAGGAGCGTAATTGGCAGGTGGGTGGCGAGAACTCGGGGCACGTGGTGTGCTTCCAGCACACGACTACGGGCGACGCCATTATTGCCGCGCTACAAGTGCTGCTGGCATTGCGTCGACGCGACGAGAGTCTTGCCCAGGCGCGTCAAGCCCTGCGCAAATGTCCGCAAGTGTTGCTCAATGTGCGATTTGCCGGTGGCGATAATCCGATCGAGCACCCTGCTGTCAAAGAGGCCTGCGAGCGCGTGACCCTGGCGATGGCGGGACGTGGTCGCGTATTGCTACGCAAGTCCGGTACGGAGCCTTTGGTGCGCGTTATGGTCGAAGGCGAGGATGAAACACAGGTTCGGGGGCACGCCGAAGACCTGGCAAAACTGGTAACTGAAGTTTGCGCCTGA
- the rlmE gene encoding 23S rRNA (uridine(2552)-2'-O)-methyltransferase RlmE, producing the protein MARSKTSLKWLQEHFNDPYVKKAQKDGYRSRASYKLLEIQDKDKLIRPGMSVIDLGAAPGGWSQVTSRLIGGQGRLIASDILEMDSIPDVTFVHGDFTQDTVLAQILEAVGNSQVDLVISDMAPNMSGLPAVDMPRAMFLCELALDLAGRVLRPGGDFLVKVFQGEGFDEYHKNIRKLFDKVQTRKPDSSRDRSREQYLLCRGFRGVEGAASEERF; encoded by the coding sequence GTGGCCCGTTCCAAAACTAGCCTTAAGTGGCTGCAAGAGCATTTCAACGATCCTTACGTCAAAAAGGCGCAAAAGGATGGCTATCGTTCCCGGGCCAGCTACAAGCTGTTGGAGATCCAGGACAAGGACAAGTTGATTCGTCCAGGCATGAGCGTTATCGATCTTGGTGCGGCCCCTGGTGGGTGGTCCCAGGTGACCAGTCGTCTGATTGGTGGTCAAGGTCGCCTGATCGCTTCCGACATCCTCGAAATGGACAGCATCCCGGACGTGACCTTCGTTCATGGCGACTTTACCCAGGACACCGTGCTCGCCCAGATCCTCGAGGCTGTGGGAAATTCGCAGGTAGACCTTGTGATTTCCGACATGGCCCCCAATATGAGTGGATTACCGGCCGTTGATATGCCGCGGGCCATGTTCCTTTGCGAATTGGCGCTGGATCTGGCGGGTCGGGTGTTGCGTCCTGGTGGCGATTTCCTGGTGAAGGTGTTCCAGGGAGAAGGTTTTGACGAGTACCACAAGAACATCCGCAAGTTGTTCGACAAGGTGCAGACGCGTAAGCCTGACTCTTCCCGGGACAGGTCCAGAGAGCAATACTTGCTGTGCCGCGGCTTCCGTGGTGTCGAAGGCGCGGCGAGTGAAGAGCGTTTTTGA
- the ftsH gene encoding ATP-dependent zinc metalloprotease FtsH: MAKNLILWLIIAAVLVTVMNNFSSPNEPQTLNYSDFIQQVKDGKVERVAVDGYVITGKRNDGDSFKTIRPAIQDNGLIGDLVDNHVVVEGKQPEQQSIWTQLLVASFPILVIIAVFMFFMRQMQGGAGGKGGPMSFGKSKARLLSEDQVKTTLADVAGCDEAKEEVGELVEFLRDPGKFQRLGGRIPRGVLMVGPPGTGKTLLAKAIAGEAKVPFFTISGSDFVEMFVGVGASRVRDMFEQAKKHAPCIIFIDEIDAVGRHRGAGMGGGHDEREQTLNQLLVEMDGFEMNDGIIVIAATNRPDVLDPALLRPGRFDRQVVVGLPDIRGREQILKVHMRKVPMGDDVAPAVIARGTPGFSGADLANLVNEASLFAARTGKRIVEMKEFELAKDKIMMGAERKSMVMSEKEKQNTAYHEAGHAIVGRVVPEHDPVYKVSIIPRGRALGVTMFLPEEDRYSLSKRALISQICSLYGGRIAEEMTLGFDGVTTGASNDIMRASQIARNMVTKWGLSEKLGPLMYAEEEGEVFLGRGGGGQSASFSGETAKLIDSEVRSIIDQCYGTAKQILTDNRDKLDAMADALMKYETIDADQIDDIMAGRTPREPRDWEGGSGTSGTPPVVQNERPETPIGGPAADH; encoded by the coding sequence ATGGCAAAGAATCTGATCCTGTGGTTGATCATCGCGGCTGTCCTCGTGACGGTGATGAACAACTTCTCCAGCCCTAACGAGCCGCAGACCCTCAACTATTCCGACTTCATCCAGCAAGTTAAGGATGGCAAGGTCGAGCGCGTAGCGGTTGATGGCTACGTGATCACCGGCAAACGCAACGATGGCGACAGCTTCAAGACCATTCGTCCGGCAATTCAGGACAACGGTTTGATCGGCGACCTGGTGGATAACCACGTGGTTGTTGAAGGCAAGCAGCCTGAGCAGCAGAGCATCTGGACCCAGTTGCTGGTCGCCAGCTTCCCGATCCTGGTGATTATCGCCGTGTTCATGTTTTTCATGCGCCAGATGCAAGGTGGTGCGGGAGGCAAGGGCGGGCCGATGAGCTTCGGCAAGAGCAAGGCGCGCCTGCTCTCCGAAGACCAGGTGAAAACCACCCTGGCTGACGTTGCTGGTTGCGACGAAGCCAAGGAAGAAGTCGGTGAACTTGTAGAGTTCCTGCGCGACCCAGGCAAGTTCCAGCGCCTGGGCGGCCGTATCCCTCGCGGGGTGCTGATGGTTGGTCCTCCAGGTACCGGTAAAACCTTGCTCGCCAAGGCGATTGCCGGTGAAGCCAAAGTGCCATTCTTCACCATTTCCGGTTCTGACTTCGTCGAGATGTTTGTCGGCGTCGGTGCCAGCCGTGTTCGCGATATGTTCGAGCAGGCCAAGAAGCACGCACCGTGCATCATTTTCATCGACGAAATCGATGCCGTAGGTCGTCATCGTGGCGCTGGCATGGGCGGCGGTCATGATGAGCGTGAGCAGACCCTCAACCAGTTGCTGGTTGAGATGGATGGTTTCGAGATGAACGATGGCATCATCGTAATCGCCGCGACCAACCGTCCGGACGTGCTGGACCCTGCGCTGCTGCGTCCAGGTCGTTTCGACCGCCAGGTGGTGGTTGGCTTGCCGGATATCCGTGGTCGCGAACAGATCCTGAAAGTCCACATGCGTAAAGTGCCGATGGGTGACGACGTGGCTCCGGCCGTGATCGCCCGTGGTACCCCAGGTTTCTCGGGTGCTGACCTGGCCAACTTGGTAAACGAGGCTTCGCTGTTTGCGGCCCGTACCGGCAAGCGCATCGTTGAAATGAAAGAATTCGAGCTGGCGAAAGACAAGATCATGATGGGCGCTGAGCGCAAATCCATGGTCATGTCCGAGAAAGAGAAGCAAAACACCGCTTATCACGAAGCTGGCCACGCCATTGTAGGGCGTGTGGTGCCTGAGCATGACCCTGTCTATAAAGTTTCGATCATTCCTCGTGGTCGGGCGCTGGGTGTCACCATGTTCCTGCCGGAGGAGGATCGCTACAGCCTCTCCAAGCGTGCGCTGATCAGCCAGATCTGTTCGCTGTACGGCGGTCGTATCGCTGAAGAGATGACCTTGGGCTTCGACGGGGTGACCACCGGTGCCTCCAACGACATCATGCGTGCCAGCCAGATTGCACGGAACATGGTGACCAAGTGGGGGTTGTCGGAAAAACTCGGTCCGTTGATGTATGCCGAGGAAGAGGGTGAAGTATTCCTGGGTCGTGGTGGTGGCGGTCAGAGCGCCAGCTTCTCTGGTGAGACAGCCAAGCTGATCGACTCCGAAGTGCGCAGCATCATTGACCAGTGCTACGGTACGGCCAAGCAGATCCTGACCGACAATCGCGACAAATTGGATGCGATGGCTGATGCGCTGATGAAGTACGAAACCATCGATGCCGATCAGATCGACGACATCATGGCTGGCCGTACACCGCGTGAGCCTCGCGATTGGGAAGGTGGTTCAGGTACCTCGGGTACTCCGCCAGTGGTGCAGAATGAACGCCCTGAAACCCCGATCGGCGGCCCCGCAGCTGACCACTAA
- the greA gene encoding transcription elongation factor GreA, which translates to MTKYPMTVQGAKALEEEHAHLTKVVRPKLSQDIGTARELGDLKENAEYHAAREQQGMVEARIRDIEGRMQNAVIIDVTTIPHTGKVIFGTTVEIANVETDESVVYHIVGEDEADFKLGKISVGSPLARALIAKEEGDVVAVKTPGGVIEYEIVEVRHI; encoded by the coding sequence ATGACCAAATACCCAATGACCGTCCAAGGCGCGAAGGCCTTGGAAGAGGAGCACGCCCATCTGACCAAGGTCGTACGTCCAAAGCTGAGCCAGGACATCGGTACGGCCCGCGAGCTGGGTGACTTGAAGGAAAACGCCGAATACCACGCTGCTCGCGAGCAGCAGGGTATGGTCGAGGCGCGGATCCGTGACATCGAAGGCCGTATGCAGAATGCGGTGATCATTGACGTCACGACCATCCCGCATACCGGCAAAGTGATTTTCGGCACAACAGTGGAAATCGCTAACGTCGAGACTGACGAAAGCGTGGTCTACCACATCGTGGGTGAGGACGAAGCTGACTTCAAACTCGGCAAGATCTCCGTTGGTTCTCCACTGGCTCGCGCCTTGATTGCCAAGGAAGAGGGTGATGTGGTGGCGGTCAAGACGCCTGGCGGCGTGATCGAGTACGAGATTGTTGAAGTCCGCCATATCTGA
- the secG gene encoding preprotein translocase subunit SecG has product MLETVVVVFHLLAALGVVALVLLQQGKGADAGASFGAGASNTVFGSQGSSTFLSKFTAILAAGFFITSLGLGYFAKEKAHVLTQVGLPNPAVLEVPKAKPASDDVPVLQEQKSATPATDVPPAQEQK; this is encoded by the coding sequence ATGCTGGAAACAGTCGTAGTCGTTTTTCATCTGTTGGCTGCCCTGGGCGTAGTTGCCCTGGTTTTGTTGCAACAGGGTAAAGGTGCGGATGCTGGTGCGTCTTTCGGTGCAGGTGCTTCAAATACTGTATTCGGAAGCCAAGGTTCCTCTACCTTTCTTAGTAAGTTTACTGCTATACTTGCCGCCGGTTTCTTCATAACCAGCTTGGGGTTAGGTTACTTTGCTAAAGAGAAAGCTCATGTGCTGACTCAAGTAGGTCTCCCAAACCCAGCAGTGTTGGAAGTGCCAAAAGCAAAACCGGCTTCTGATGATGTCCCGGTGCTTCAAGAGCAAAAGTCGGCTACTCCAGCGACTGACGTACCTCCAGCTCAAGAGCAGAAGTAA
- a CDS encoding MFS transporter — MLWQLAQMLWVGGLWLLHIGVVPALGLIGLAPLLIDEIDGLLSALLVSFAAACVTLQALVLIKAEGLGSLWRDIRGQLLLMALYACAMFCVVRVWLPEALRWQLFSYLVLGFSGLVLVMQPAPGWSGGAREARP; from the coding sequence ATGCTTTGGCAGCTTGCCCAGATGCTTTGGGTGGGTGGCCTGTGGTTGTTGCACATTGGCGTGGTACCGGCGCTGGGCCTGATTGGTCTGGCGCCGTTGCTGATCGATGAAATCGATGGATTATTGAGCGCGTTGCTGGTGAGTTTCGCAGCGGCGTGCGTGACGCTTCAGGCGCTGGTGCTGATCAAGGCCGAAGGCTTGGGGAGTTTGTGGCGGGATATTCGCGGGCAACTGCTGTTGATGGCGCTGTATGCATGCGCGATGTTTTGCGTGGTGCGTGTATGGCTGCCGGAAGCGTTGCGCTGGCAGTTATTCAGCTATCTTGTGCTAGGGTTTTCCGGCCTGGTGCTGGTCATGCAGCCGGCGCCCGGGTGGAGTGGCGGGGCGCGCGAGGCGCGCCCGTGA
- the folP gene encoding dihydropteroate synthase, with translation MTFALSSTRLPCGNRVLDLAQTHVMGILNVTPDSFSDGGRFSQLDAALRHAESMVAAGATLIDVGGESTRPGARFVSPLEELERVAPVVERIARELDVIISVDTSTPAVMREAARLGAGLINDVRSLQRDGALDAAAASGLPVCLMHMLGEPGNMQDCPHYDDLVGEVSGFLAARIAQCATVGIPLEKIILDPGFGFAKTLQHNLSLFKHMEALHALGRPLLVGVSRKSMIGLALNRPVGERLYGGLALAALAVTKGARILRVHDVAETVDVVRMIAAVESAE, from the coding sequence ATGACTTTTGCGTTGTCCTCTACCCGGTTGCCTTGCGGCAACCGGGTTCTTGATTTGGCCCAGACACATGTCATGGGCATTCTTAATGTCACCCCTGATTCCTTTTCTGACGGCGGCCGCTTCAGCCAGCTGGACGCAGCGTTGCGTCATGCTGAGTCGATGGTGGCTGCAGGAGCGACCCTGATTGATGTCGGTGGTGAGTCCACTCGGCCTGGCGCTCGCTTTGTTTCTCCGTTGGAGGAACTGGAGCGCGTGGCGCCGGTTGTCGAGCGCATTGCTCGTGAACTGGATGTCATCATATCGGTTGATACATCCACGCCAGCGGTGATGCGTGAGGCAGCGCGCCTGGGTGCGGGACTCATCAATGACGTGCGTTCGCTGCAGCGTGACGGTGCCTTGGATGCGGCGGCGGCGTCCGGCCTTCCAGTGTGCCTGATGCATATGTTGGGTGAGCCCGGCAACATGCAGGACTGCCCTCACTATGACGACCTGGTGGGTGAAGTGAGTGGGTTCCTTGCTGCGCGGATCGCGCAATGCGCCACTGTTGGTATCCCGCTTGAGAAGATCATCCTTGATCCCGGGTTCGGGTTCGCCAAGACCTTGCAGCACAATTTAAGCCTGTTCAAGCATATGGAAGCTTTGCATGCCCTTGGTCGGCCCCTGTTGGTTGGGGTTTCGCGCAAGAGCATGATAGGGCTCGCCTTGAATCGTCCGGTGGGTGAGCGGTTGTACGGTGGCCTTGCACTTGCGGCGCTTGCGGTAACCAAGGGCGCGCGTATCTTGCGCGTGCATGATGTCGCCGAGACCGTCGATGTGGTGCGAATGATCGCCGCTGTAGAATCAGCCGAATAA
- a CDS encoding YhbY family RNA-binding protein: MPLTQEQKKQYKSIGHHLKPVLIVADNGLTEGVLAELERALGDHELIKIKVNILDREARLAAIAELCKVGKADLVQVIGKMALLYRKNFSVNKQLSNVHRFK; this comes from the coding sequence ATGCCGCTCACTCAAGAGCAGAAGAAACAGTACAAATCCATTGGCCACCATCTGAAACCAGTTTTGATTGTGGCAGACAACGGTTTGACTGAAGGTGTGTTAGCCGAACTTGAACGCGCACTGGGCGATCACGAACTGATCAAGATCAAGGTCAACATCCTTGACCGCGAAGCGCGCCTGGCCGCCATTGCAGAACTGTGCAAGGTGGGCAAGGCGGACCTGGTTCAGGTCATCGGCAAGATGGCGCTGCTGTATCGCAAGAACTTCAGCGTCAACAAGCAACTGTCGAACGTTCATCGCTTCAAATGA
- the rimP gene encoding ribosome maturation factor RimP, translating into MSSKLEELQALLAPVVVALGYECWGIEFSAQGRHSMLRVYIDKEGGVLVDDCAIVSRQISGVLDVEDPIAVEYTLEVSSPGMERPLFTIDQFAKFAGEQVKIKLRSPFEGRRNFQGLLRGVEEQDVVVQVEDHEFLLPIDMIDKANIIPSFD; encoded by the coding sequence GTGTCGAGCAAGCTAGAAGAGTTGCAGGCCTTGCTGGCCCCGGTGGTCGTGGCCCTAGGCTATGAATGCTGGGGTATTGAGTTTTCGGCTCAAGGTCGCCACTCAATGTTGCGCGTTTATATCGATAAAGAGGGCGGCGTGCTGGTGGACGATTGTGCCATTGTCAGTCGTCAGATCAGCGGTGTCCTGGATGTTGAAGATCCAATCGCCGTTGAATACACCCTCGAAGTTTCCTCGCCAGGCATGGAACGCCCACTGTTCACTATTGATCAGTTTGCAAAATTTGCCGGTGAACAAGTGAAGATCAAGCTGCGATCTCCCTTTGAAGGGCGACGCAATTTTCAGGGCCTTCTGCGCGGTGTAGAAGAGCAGGACGTCGTGGTGCAGGTAGAAGACCATGAGTTCCTGTTGCCGATCGATATGATCGACAAGGCCAACATTATTCCCAGTTTTGACTGA
- the tpiA gene encoding triose-phosphate isomerase, which produces MRRTMVAGNWKMHGTRASVAELINGLRHLALPSGVDVAVFPPCLHITQVVDGLKGKSIQVGAQNSAVEAMQGALTGETAPSQLVDAGCSYVLVGHSERRQMMGERDGTLNRKFAAAQACGLIPVLCIGETLEQRESGKTLEVVSRQLGSIIEELGVGAFAKAVIAYEPVWAIGTGLTATPQQAQDVHAAIRAQLAAENSEVAQGVRLLYGGSVKAANAVELFGMPDIDGGLIGGASLNADEFGAICRAAGN; this is translated from the coding sequence ATGCGTCGCACTATGGTAGCTGGTAACTGGAAGATGCACGGTACCCGCGCCAGTGTCGCTGAGCTGATCAATGGCCTTCGTCACTTGGCCTTGCCTAGCGGTGTTGATGTTGCGGTTTTCCCGCCTTGCCTGCATATCACCCAAGTGGTTGATGGCTTGAAAGGTAAGTCGATTCAGGTCGGCGCGCAGAATTCTGCAGTGGAAGCCATGCAAGGTGCTCTGACGGGTGAAACTGCACCAAGTCAGTTGGTCGATGCGGGTTGTTCCTACGTGCTTGTCGGGCACTCCGAGCGCCGTCAGATGATGGGTGAGCGTGATGGAACGCTCAACCGCAAGTTCGCGGCAGCACAGGCTTGTGGCCTGATTCCAGTGTTGTGCATAGGGGAGACCCTTGAGCAGCGCGAGTCGGGTAAGACTCTTGAGGTTGTCTCGCGTCAGCTGGGCAGCATCATTGAAGAGTTGGGTGTTGGTGCATTTGCAAAGGCAGTAATTGCTTACGAGCCGGTCTGGGCCATTGGTACCGGGCTGACTGCTACACCGCAACAGGCGCAGGATGTGCACGCAGCCATCCGCGCGCAGTTGGCGGCAGAGAATTCTGAAGTCGCACAAGGTGTGCGTCTTCTATACGGCGGCAGCGTGAAGGCGGCCAATGCGGTCGAACTGTTCGGCATGCCGGATATCGATGGGGGGCTCATTGGTGGAGCCTCCCTGAATGCAGATGAGTTCGGTGCGATTTGTCGCGCCGCGGGAAACTGA